Genomic segment of Verrucomicrobium sp.:
GGGGCGCCGCCGGGGCGGGGTGGCTTTCCTGCCAGGCCGCCTCTTTCTGATGGATGACGTGGATCTGGTGGCCGATCACGGCCACACCGCCCAGGATGCCCAGGGTGTTGGCCGCCGCGTTGAGGATCTTCTTGCCGGAGGTATTCATAAAGGTTGTTTCTTATAATTCGGCTATCGGCCGGGTTTCAGCCAACTTTCCTCCCCGCCGACGGGGAAGGAGGCGGTGATGGCGGTGCCCTGCCCCACCCGGCTCTCCGCCACCACGGTGCCGCCGTGCGCCTGCACGATGTGCTTCACGATGGAGAGGCCCAGGCCGGTGCCGCCCGTCCCCTCGCGGCTGCGCGCCTTGTCGACGCGGTAGAACCGCTCGAAGATGTGGGGCAGGTCGGCCGGGGGGATGCCGCTGCCCTGGTCGCGGACCTGGAGGTGGATCGCCTCCCCTTCCCGCCATGCCCGCAAGGTCAGGGCGCTGCCCGCCTCCGAATATTTGATGGAATTGTCCAGCAGGTTGTAGATGACCTGTTCCAGGCGGAAGGGGTCGGCCTCCAGCGGCGGCAGGTCGGGGGCGACGTCGAGCACCAGCGCGATGTGCTTCCCCTCCAGCTTGAAGGCGATGTCGGCGGCGATCTGCCGCAGGAAGGGCTCCACGCGCAGGGAGACGCGCTCCAACGGCAGGCGGCGGGCCTCCAGCCGGGCCAGGGTCAGGAGATCGTCCACCAGGGCGTTGAGCCGCAGGGAATGGCGCCGCATGGTGATGAGGATGCGGCGCAGCTCCTGCGGCGGCACGTCCGGCTGGTCCAGGAGAGTCTCCACGTAGCCGCTGAAGATGGAAAGCGGGGTGCGCAATTCATGGGAGACGTTGGCGACGAACTCCCGGCGCACGTCCTCCAGCTGGCGGAGGCGGGAAATGTCGTGGAAGACGACGACAGAGCCCGCTCCCAGAGGGATGGCGTTCACGTCGAAGTGGCGCGGAGCGGCCTCCCCGTTGGCGTCCGGCAGGGAGATTTCCCGCGCCTGGGGGCGGCCCCCGGAAACGGTCTCCCTTAGCATCTCCTCCAGCTCCGGCGCGGGCACCGCCTGGCCGATGGGGAGTCCCAACGGGCTGGCCTGGGAGGAGAAGAGGCGCAGGAAGGCGTCGTTGGCCTCCCGGATGGCGCCCTGGGCGTCGAGGACGGCCATCCCCTCCGCCATGCCGCGCAGGAGGGTCTGGACGGAAACGTTCTCCCGGGCCAGCTCCTCCGCCAGGCGCTTTTGCCGGGCGA
This window contains:
- a CDS encoding ATP-binding protein, whose translation is MNGLLHNPLFWNYAVVAAFILAALLAVFQQRWITPVRRLQSIARSLAAEQRPRTFQLAGAAVFGAIAQDLERVFARQKRLAEELARENVSVQTLLRGMAEGMAVLDAQGAIREANDAFLRLFSSQASPLGLPIGQAVPAPELEEMLRETVSGGRPQAREISLPDANGEAAPRHFDVNAIPLGAGSVVVFHDISRLRQLEDVRREFVANVSHELRTPLSIFSGYVETLLDQPDVPPQELRRILITMRRHSLRLNALVDDLLTLARLEARRLPLERVSLRVEPFLRQIAADIAFKLEGKHIALVLDVAPDLPPLEADPFRLEQVIYNLLDNSIKYSEAGSALTLRAWREGEAIHLQVRDQGSGIPPADLPHIFERFYRVDKARSREGTGGTGLGLSIVKHIVQAHGGTVVAESRVGQGTAITASFPVGGEESWLKPGR